One segment of candidate division WOR-3 bacterium DNA contains the following:
- the rplQ gene encoding 50S ribosomal protein L17, with product MRHGKKIKKLGRKKAHRLALLKNLCRALFIFEKIKTTLPKAKEARRLAEHIIEYAKKNTLAARRFIYRFIPDHKLVKIICEDIAPKFANRVGGYTRIYRLGPRLGDGAEMAVLELTEKSEPEKIDQRRKLIERRVLPEEKKIAKEKKEKPKKEKKEKKPPEPKPRIEKKTKKQKKEIAKKEKKQKKAKKKK from the coding sequence ATGAGACACGGTAAGAAGATAAAAAAATTAGGCCGGAAAAAGGCACACCGTCTAGCTCTTTTGAAAAACCTTTGTCGTGCTCTTTTTATATTTGAAAAGATAAAAACAACCCTGCCTAAAGCAAAAGAAGCCCGTCGGCTTGCCGAGCATATTATTGAATATGCAAAGAAGAATACCCTTGCGGCGCGTCGCTTCATTTATCGCTTTATTCCCGACCACAAACTGGTTAAAATTATCTGTGAGGATATCGCACCCAAATTCGCCAACCGGGTTGGGGGCTATACCCGGATTTATAGACTGGGACCTCGGCTGGGCGATGGGGCAGAGATGGCGGTTCTGGAATTGACCGAAAAGAGTGAGCCGGAAAAGATCGATCAGCGACGAAAACTGATCGAACGCAGGGTGTTACCGGAAGAAAAGAAAATTGCCAAGGAGAAAAAAGAGAAACCCAAAAAAGAAAAGAAAGAGAAGAAACCTCCGGAACCAAAACCAAGGATTGAAAAGAAAACAAAAAAGCAGAAAAAAGAGATCGCCAAAAAAGAAAAGAAGCAGAAAAAAGCCAAGAAAAAGAAATAA
- the infA gene encoding translation initiation factor IF-1, whose product MARKDLIQTEGTIIETLPNAMFRVELDNGHKVLAHVSGKMRMSYIKILPGDRVLLELSPYDLSRGRIVWRYK is encoded by the coding sequence ATGGCAAGAAAAGATTTGATTCAGACCGAAGGCACAATAATTGAAACTTTACCCAATGCGATGTTCAGGGTTGAACTTGATAATGGACATAAGGTTTTAGCCCATGTTTCTGGTAAGATGCGTATGAGCTATATAAAGATTTTACCTGGCGATCGGGTGTTGCTTGAATTATCACCCTATGACCTTTCAAGAGGAAGAATCGTCTGGCGTTATAAATGA
- the map gene encoding type I methionyl aminopeptidase, giving the protein MGILNDEGIKNVILAGEIIHRIFKTIENMELKGMKTVELNDVIHKMIIEHNGQPAFLNYRGFPKSACISINDEVVHGIPDNRVIKEGDLVKVDIGVNYGGYIADAARTFIIGSVTEAVARFVRLTKEALKKGIEKARAGNRVSHISRAIQEFVEANGYSVVRELTGHGVGRSLHEEPMIPNFVAPGPDPEIRCGMALAIEPMTNMGGFEVKTAKNGWTILTRDGSLSCHFEDTIIILKRGFLNATRVAEG; this is encoded by the coding sequence ATGGGTATATTAAATGATGAAGGGATTAAGAATGTTATCCTTGCTGGTGAAATTATCCATAGGATATTCAAAACGATTGAAAATATGGAACTGAAGGGTATGAAGACTGTGGAATTGAATGATGTGATTCATAAGATGATAATCGAGCATAATGGCCAACCAGCGTTTCTCAACTATCGAGGTTTTCCCAAGAGTGCCTGCATATCCATTAATGATGAGGTCGTTCATGGTATTCCGGACAATCGGGTTATCAAAGAAGGAGATTTGGTAAAAGTAGATATTGGGGTTAATTATGGGGGTTATATTGCGGACGCAGCCCGGACTTTTATCATTGGTTCGGTCACCGAAGCGGTAGCACGATTCGTCAGGCTTACGAAAGAGGCTCTGAAAAAGGGAATTGAAAAAGCTCGAGCCGGAAATCGTGTCTCTCATATTTCGCGTGCGATCCAGGAATTTGTTGAAGCGAATGGCTACAGTGTCGTCCGAGAGCTCACCGGTCATGGAGTAGGCCGTTCATTACATGAAGAACCGATGATTCCCAATTTTGTTGCTCCAGGACCTGACCCGGAAATCCGGTGTGGGATGGCATTGGCAATTGAACCGATGACGAATATGGGAGGTTTCGAAGTGAAGACAGCTAAAAACGGCTGGACGATTCTGACCCGGGATGGTTCGTTATCTTGCCATTTTGAGGATACCATTATTATATTAAAAAGGGGTTTTTTAAATGCGACAAGGGTAGCGGAGGGTTGA
- the rpmJ gene encoding 50S ribosomal protein L36, with translation MKVKSSIKKRCINCRVVKRKGVVRIVCKDPRHKQRQG, from the coding sequence ATGAAAGTGAAATCATCAATTAAAAAGCGATGCATAAATTGCCGGGTGGTAAAAAGAAAAGGGGTGGTAAGGATTGTTTGTAAAGACCCCCGGCACAAACAACGTCAGGGTTAG
- the rplO gene encoding 50S ribosomal protein L15, translating to MKLSELRPKPGSTHKKKRRGCGPGSGHGKTSCRGHKGHKQRSGYRVKMGFEGGQMPLTRRLPKRGFRNFTKEEYEIVNLFQLARFPANTEITPEFLKTQGLIKGDDKLKILSQGNIDKPLVVKAHAISKKAEEKIVSAGGRVELIS from the coding sequence ATGAAACTGAGTGAATTAAGACCCAAACCAGGCAGTACCCATAAAAAGAAAAGAAGAGGTTGTGGACCGGGTTCGGGCCATGGGAAGACTTCCTGCCGGGGGCATAAGGGTCACAAGCAGCGTTCGGGTTATCGAGTTAAGATGGGATTTGAAGGCGGACAAATGCCACTTACCCGGCGGCTACCCAAAAGAGGTTTTAGAAATTTCACCAAAGAAGAATATGAAATAGTAAATCTTTTCCAGCTGGCGAGATTCCCGGCAAATACCGAAATCACCCCAGAGTTTTTGAAAACCCAGGGATTGATAAAGGGCGACGATAAGTTAAAAATTCTGAGCCAAGGCAATATTGATAAGCCCCTTGTGGTAAAAGCCCATGCGATCTCTAAAAAGGCTGAAGAAAAAATAGTCTCAGCCGGGGGCAGGGTGGAGTTAATATCATGA
- the tsaD gene encoding tRNA (adenosine(37)-N6)-threonylcarbamoyltransferase complex transferase subunit TsaD gives MTTLGIETSCDETSIGIIKGNKLLANIVSSQIAHTRFGGVVPELAARNHIKILLPLIKIALETAGIELDKIDLIAATRGPGLLGSLLTGLSFAKSLAIGLKKPFIGVNHLEGHIYSLFLEKEKPEYPYLVLLVSGGHTELIYVKKEFKYQTLGRTLDDAGGEAFDKVAKMLGLPYPGGPYIEKLAKEGNKNKIKFPVPKPQGFNFSYAGLKTAVLYYLRDNPDYRAHDVAAAFQETALEHLVQVSKRAIEYTKVKHFGIVGGVSVNSRLKEKFQELTELLGVRLLIPDLQFCTDNGAMIALAGRCRYEKFGPSDLSIDAVAREPLEMISRK, from the coding sequence ATGACCACCCTGGGTATTGAAACTTCGTGTGATGAGACATCAATCGGCATTATCAAGGGTAATAAACTTCTTGCCAATATTGTTTCTTCCCAGATTGCCCACACCCGATTCGGGGGAGTGGTGCCGGAACTTGCTGCCCGAAATCATATCAAGATATTATTGCCCCTTATTAAAATTGCTCTTGAAACTGCTGGAATTGAACTTGATAAAATTGATTTAATAGCTGCAACGCGTGGTCCGGGACTGTTGGGTTCGCTACTCACCGGACTTTCCTTTGCCAAGTCATTAGCCATTGGCTTGAAAAAGCCATTCATCGGTGTGAATCATCTGGAAGGACATATTTACAGCTTATTTCTTGAAAAAGAAAAACCTGAATATCCATATTTGGTATTGCTGGTATCGGGCGGACATACTGAACTTATCTATGTCAAAAAAGAATTTAAATATCAAACGCTGGGGCGAACCCTTGACGATGCTGGTGGCGAGGCATTTGACAAAGTGGCAAAGATGTTGGGATTACCCTATCCTGGCGGACCTTATATTGAGAAACTGGCAAAAGAAGGCAATAAAAATAAAATTAAATTTCCTGTTCCCAAACCTCAGGGATTTAATTTTAGCTATGCTGGTCTGAAGACAGCAGTATTATATTATTTGAGGGATAACCCTGATTACCGGGCCCACGATGTTGCCGCTGCATTCCAGGAAACGGCTCTGGAACATCTGGTTCAGGTTTCAAAGCGGGCGATTGAATATACCAAGGTAAAACATTTTGGAATAGTCGGGGGGGTTTCCGTGAATAGTAGATTAAAAGAGAAATTCCAGGAATTGACAGAACTTCTGGGGGTTAGACTTTTAATTCCTGATCTCCAATTCTGCACTGATAATGGTGCCATGATTGCACTTGCGGGTAGATGCCGGTATGAAAAATTTGGTCCTTCTGATTTATCAATTGATGCTGTTGCTCGCGAACCCCTGGAGATGATTAGTAGAAAGTGA
- the rpsD gene encoding 30S ribosomal protein S4: MARYIGPKCKICRREGEKLFLRGSRCYTDKCSFTRRGYPPGQHGKAGRRKLTSYATQLREKQKVKAIYGVLEAQFRRFFEEATRMPGATGENLLILLERRLDNVVYQLGFASSRTQARQIVRHGHILVDGKKVDIPSYLVKPNQVISLVEKMRTNPGVKRALEERDPEKIVGWLKLNKENMTGTVLRLPKREDITIPIQENLIVELYSK; the protein is encoded by the coding sequence GTGGCACGTTATATCGGTCCCAAATGTAAAATCTGCCGCCGGGAAGGTGAAAAATTGTTTTTACGCGGTAGCCGTTGCTACACTGATAAATGCTCCTTTACCCGTCGAGGATATCCACCTGGACAGCATGGGAAGGCAGGAAGACGCAAGTTGACTTCTTATGCCACACAATTGAGAGAGAAGCAGAAAGTTAAAGCAATCTATGGTGTTTTGGAAGCCCAATTTAGGAGATTCTTCGAAGAGGCAACGCGTATGCCGGGGGCTACCGGTGAAAATCTCTTAATCCTTCTCGAACGGAGGTTGGATAATGTAGTTTATCAACTTGGTTTTGCATCCTCAAGAACTCAGGCACGGCAAATCGTCCGCCACGGCCACATTTTGGTGGATGGCAAAAAGGTTGATATTCCCAGTTATTTGGTAAAACCCAATCAGGTTATTTCGCTTGTAGAAAAGATGCGTACAAATCCAGGTGTGAAAAGGGCTTTGGAAGAAAGGGATCCTGAAAAAATTGTCGGCTGGTTAAAACTGAATAAAGAAAATATGACCGGAACAGTGCTGCGCCTTCCAAAAAGGGAAGATATCACAATTCCGATACAGGAAAATTTAATTGTTGAATTGTATTCTAAATAA
- the rpsE gene encoding 30S ribosomal protein S5 — translation MQENNIELIERLVELKRVSKVIKGGKRLKLYACVVVGDGAGRVGIGHAKSAEVAPAIKKATEIAKKNMVKVDVINGTILHPVMGKFSACKVILKPALPGSGIIASNAVRAVCQAAGIKDILSKSFGSRNSTNLAMATLKALQSIRPLSVVAEMRNKPIEYFLRKRYEKDKSDIKKESD, via the coding sequence ATGCAGGAGAATAATATTGAATTAATTGAGAGGCTTGTAGAATTAAAAAGGGTTTCGAAGGTGATCAAGGGTGGAAAACGGTTGAAGCTCTATGCCTGTGTAGTGGTGGGTGATGGTGCAGGAAGGGTAGGGATTGGGCATGCTAAATCCGCAGAGGTGGCACCAGCTATAAAGAAGGCTACGGAAATCGCTAAGAAAAATATGGTGAAGGTGGATGTGATTAATGGAACGATTCTCCATCCGGTGATGGGAAAATTTTCTGCGTGCAAGGTTATCCTTAAACCCGCCCTCCCCGGGAGTGGTATCATCGCCTCTAATGCGGTAAGGGCTGTGTGCCAGGCAGCGGGCATCAAGGATATTCTTTCCAAATCATTCGGTTCGCGCAATTCCACGAACTTGGCAATGGCAACATTGAAGGCATTGCAATCCATACGTCCGCTTTCGGTCGTTGCAGAAATGAGAAACAAGCCGATTGAGTATTTTTTGAGGAAGAGGTATGAAAAAGATAAAAGTGATATTAAAAAAGAGTCCGATTGA
- a CDS encoding 4Fe-4S dicluster domain-containing protein, with protein sequence MRKLSRDEDFILRIQEISQQNIADCYQCGRCTAGCPFAEFMDEPPNRIIRYLQLGLKDEVLKAQGPWFCAACLVCETRCPRGVDIPRIMEAVRTIHLRSKEQLLDIDRIDKKILEEAHPLVLMSALYKYSY encoded by the coding sequence ATGAGAAAACTATCAAGGGATGAGGATTTTATTTTGAGAATCCAGGAAATAAGTCAACAGAATATTGCTGATTGTTATCAATGTGGACGGTGCACTGCTGGTTGCCCATTCGCTGAGTTCATGGATGAACCACCTAACCGGATAATCAGGTATCTTCAATTAGGTTTAAAGGATGAGGTGCTTAAGGCACAAGGTCCATGGTTTTGTGCTGCTTGTTTGGTTTGCGAGACGCGGTGTCCCCGCGGTGTTGATATCCCGAGGATAATGGAGGCTGTGAGGACGATACATCTCCGTTCGAAAGAACAACTTCTGGACATTGACCGTATTGATAAGAAAATCTTAGAGGAGGCTCATCCGCTTGTTTTGATGAGTGCCCTCTACAAATATTCCTACTGA
- the rpsK gene encoding 30S ribosomal protein S11, whose amino-acid sequence MKKKGLRKKKVQKAELTGIANIFASFNNTIVTICDNQGNTLCWSSAGRVGFKGTKKGTAYAAQQCATAAAKEALAMGIKKVEVRIKGPGPGREAAVRTLQTVGLTITAIKDVTPLPHNGCRPPRRRRV is encoded by the coding sequence ATGAAGAAAAAGGGATTAAGGAAAAAGAAGGTGCAAAAGGCCGAGTTAACGGGCATTGCCAACATATTTGCGAGTTTCAACAATACGATTGTTACCATCTGTGATAATCAGGGGAATACGCTCTGCTGGTCAAGCGCGGGTCGGGTAGGTTTCAAGGGGACAAAAAAGGGGACTGCGTATGCCGCGCAGCAGTGCGCAACGGCTGCGGCAAAAGAGGCACTGGCGATGGGTATTAAAAAAGTCGAGGTTAGAATCAAGGGTCCAGGTCCAGGACGGGAGGCTGCGGTTCGCACGCTCCAGACCGTTGGACTGACGATTACCGCCATAAAAGATGTTACACCTCTGCCTCACAACGGTTGTCGTCCACCGAGAAGAAGGAGGGTATAA
- a CDS encoding NAD(P)/FAD-dependent oxidoreductase codes for MKNLYDVLVIGGGPVGSYAARLLAEKGFTVCVLEQKEKVGEGVICTGVISKECFEKFGLPREAILKEIKSLIFISPNDQHLEYIVPYPLAYVINRELFDHLLAAQAQKSGAQFKLGVYAREITEHKRYYRVTADGNEFYAKFVIIATGVNYRFQKRLGLGTPPRFLYGSQVVLHQKKDVDSNIEIYLGQRYCPGSFAWVVPVDKNLFRIGTILSIKGKEYLKRFIEERLGYDGVLMTQQIESKSIAHGALKRSVQGKILVVGEAAGQVKTTTGGGIFTGLLCAEIAIDYLTSGLKYGKPLDEYDVTWRSLLSVELDIGRRIRSLASKINDKTIERLFSFVKHNRFWIDLVLPKINFDFHSDLLNFCLKSFSHLLKIT; via the coding sequence ATGAAAAATTTATATGATGTTCTGGTTATCGGAGGAGGTCCGGTTGGTTCCTACGCTGCCCGTTTACTTGCCGAGAAGGGTTTCACAGTGTGTGTCCTGGAGCAGAAAGAAAAGGTTGGGGAAGGGGTTATCTGCACAGGTGTAATCAGTAAAGAATGTTTTGAAAAGTTTGGATTGCCGAGAGAGGCGATCCTTAAAGAAATAAAATCCCTTATCTTTATCTCCCCCAATGACCAGCATTTAGAGTATATCGTTCCTTATCCTCTTGCCTATGTGATTAATCGCGAATTGTTTGATCACCTTTTGGCGGCCCAGGCCCAAAAAAGTGGTGCCCAATTTAAACTCGGTGTCTATGCCCGCGAGATAACCGAACATAAAAGATACTATCGGGTTACCGCCGATGGTAATGAATTCTATGCAAAATTTGTTATCATTGCTACAGGTGTGAATTATCGGTTTCAGAAAAGATTGGGTTTAGGAACCCCTCCACGTTTTCTTTATGGATCTCAAGTCGTTCTGCACCAGAAGAAGGATGTGGACAGTAATATTGAGATTTATCTGGGCCAAAGATATTGTCCGGGTTCTTTTGCCTGGGTTGTTCCAGTGGATAAAAACTTGTTCCGCATTGGAACGATCCTTTCAATCAAAGGTAAGGAGTATTTAAAAAGATTCATTGAGGAACGATTGGGTTATGATGGGGTCTTAATGACACAACAAATAGAGTCTAAATCGATTGCCCATGGTGCGTTGAAAAGAAGTGTTCAGGGGAAAATTTTGGTGGTTGGTGAGGCGGCTGGTCAGGTGAAGACTACAACAGGCGGAGGAATCTTCACGGGCCTTTTATGTGCGGAGATCGCAATCGACTATCTGACTTCAGGTTTAAAATATGGTAAGCCCCTTGATGAATATGATGTTACCTGGCGTTCGCTTCTTTCCGTGGAGTTAGATATAGGAAGGCGTATCCGATCTTTAGCCTCAAAGATTAATGATAAAACCATCGAACGTTTATTCAGTTTTGTAAAGCATAATCGTTTCTGGATTGATCTTGTCCTCCCCAAAATTAACTTTGATTTCCATTCCGATTTACTTAATTTCTGTTTAAAAAGTTTTTCTCATCTGCTTAAGATTACTTGA
- the rpsM gene encoding 30S ribosomal protein S13, whose protein sequence is MPRIAGVDLPLNKKVEYGLTAIYGIGLPTAQQIVLRCGIDRTKKVKDLTEEEVTKIRKLIESEYKVEGALRAEVAANIKRLIDIGCYRGIRHKVGLPVRGQRTRTNARTRKGKRKTVAVSKGTGEKK, encoded by the coding sequence ATGCCGAGGATTGCGGGTGTGGATTTACCGTTAAACAAAAAAGTAGAATATGGTTTAACCGCAATTTATGGGATTGGTTTGCCCACCGCTCAACAAATTGTTTTGAGATGTGGAATAGATAGGACCAAGAAGGTAAAAGATCTCACTGAGGAAGAAGTAACAAAGATAAGGAAATTGATTGAGAGTGAGTATAAGGTGGAAGGGGCATTGCGGGCGGAAGTTGCGGCAAACATAAAGCGGTTGATTGATATTGGCTGTTATCGAGGAATAAGGCACAAGGTCGGGCTTCCGGTTCGGGGACAGCGGACACGCACCAATGCTCGGACACGTAAAGGGAAGAGAAAGACAGTGGCGGTAAGTAAAGGGACAGGAGAAAAGAAATGA
- the rpmD gene encoding 50S ribosomal protein L30, translating into MKKIKVILKKSPIDKNKKHKLILQALGLRKIGQARIFPDNPAVRGMIEKISYMIEVEENVK; encoded by the coding sequence ATGAAAAAGATAAAAGTGATATTAAAAAAGAGTCCGATTGACAAAAATAAAAAACATAAATTGATTCTTCAAGCACTCGGTTTGCGTAAAATCGGGCAGGCAAGAATATTTCCAGATAATCCAGCGGTGCGCGGGATGATTGAGAAAATTTCTTATATGATTGAAGTGGAGGAGAATGTTAAATGA
- a CDS encoding adenylate kinase, with translation MMIFLFGPPGVGKGTQADLLVERYNFKKFSIGDVLREEVAIGSALGKKVESYMKNGLLAPDDIILEIVDDFIKENLKEKLLFDGFPRNLNQAIELEKLLARYNRKIDLALEFYLERNELIKRLLGRLYCPKCGAVYNEITNPPKIAGHCDNCGSVLEKRKDDNIETINNRLKIYEEMTKPLSDYYRSLGVLVTIDAAGKREEVHKQIVRVLDGYIK, from the coding sequence ATGATGATATTTCTCTTTGGCCCTCCTGGTGTGGGTAAAGGGACCCAAGCAGATCTGTTAGTGGAACGCTATAACTTTAAGAAGTTTTCTATAGGAGATGTATTGAGGGAAGAAGTAGCAATTGGTAGCGCACTGGGTAAGAAAGTGGAGAGTTACATGAAAAATGGCCTTTTGGCACCGGATGATATTATCCTGGAGATTGTTGATGATTTCATCAAAGAAAATTTAAAAGAAAAGCTGCTATTTGATGGTTTTCCGCGTAACCTTAACCAGGCGATAGAATTAGAGAAACTGCTTGCCCGCTATAATCGAAAAATAGACCTGGCGCTTGAATTTTACCTGGAGCGCAATGAATTGATAAAACGATTATTAGGTCGTCTCTACTGCCCGAAATGCGGGGCAGTTTATAATGAAATCACCAATCCCCCAAAGATTGCTGGTCATTGTGATAACTGTGGGAGTGTTCTGGAAAAGAGGAAAGATGACAATATCGAAACCATTAATAATCGGCTCAAGATTTATGAGGAAATGACAAAACCTCTGAGTGATTATTACCGCTCACTCGGTGTGTTGGTGACGATTGATGCAGCGGGAAAAAGGGAAGAAGTGCATAAACAGATAGTTAGGGTTCTGGATGGGTATATTAAATGA
- the secY gene encoding preprotein translocase subunit SecY has product MISTFQNILKVPDLKKKLLFTLGAVCIYRLGAHIPLPGINVQALGLLMQQLKQQGSLFGMYDIFVGGALSRAAILFLGVMPYISASIIFQLLGSVFPQIEKLQRDQAGRRKITQYTRYLTVGLAAFQAFGIAAYLEMQKFPTASGVVPIVYEPGWMFRFSSVLTLTCGAIFAMWVGEQITEKGIGNGISFLIFIGCLEEYPIYFLRTAQLVATQGLSVFHLLIIIVIMILIVAAVIVMTQATRRIPIQYPKRVIGRRMYGGQSTFLPLRVNTAGVIPIIFAQSLVVFPSTVAAYVPNLKYLAELFRPGHWAYDIIFFILIVFFTYFYTSIVFNPNELAENMKRYGGFIPGIRPGQKTADYVDSVLSRITLPGALFLGFIALIPWYLMSYLKVPFYFGGTTLLIIVGVALDTVQQIESQLLMYHYEGFMKRGRIRGRR; this is encoded by the coding sequence ATGATTTCAACCTTCCAGAATATCTTAAAAGTTCCGGACCTTAAAAAGAAACTCTTGTTCACACTGGGAGCCGTCTGTATTTACCGGCTTGGTGCCCATATCCCTCTACCCGGAATAAATGTTCAAGCACTGGGACTACTTATGCAGCAACTGAAACAGCAAGGTTCATTATTCGGAATGTATGATATATTTGTTGGGGGTGCCTTATCGCGGGCGGCGATACTATTTTTGGGGGTAATGCCCTATATCTCGGCATCAATTATTTTCCAGCTTCTCGGATCGGTTTTTCCCCAGATTGAAAAATTGCAGCGGGATCAGGCGGGAAGGAGAAAGATCACCCAATACACCCGATATTTGACAGTAGGACTTGCAGCGTTTCAAGCCTTTGGAATTGCTGCTTATCTTGAGATGCAGAAATTCCCAACCGCCTCTGGGGTGGTACCAATTGTCTATGAACCAGGGTGGATGTTCCGGTTCTCTTCGGTCCTCACCTTAACTTGTGGGGCGATATTTGCCATGTGGGTGGGTGAACAGATTACTGAGAAAGGCATCGGTAACGGTATCTCGTTCCTCATTTTTATCGGTTGCCTGGAAGAATATCCAATTTACTTTCTCCGTACCGCCCAGCTCGTGGCAACTCAGGGGCTTTCGGTCTTTCATCTTTTGATAATCATTGTGATAATGATCTTGATCGTTGCCGCAGTCATTGTGATGACCCAGGCGACACGGCGTATTCCCATCCAGTACCCTAAAAGGGTGATTGGACGAAGAATGTATGGAGGGCAGTCGACATTTTTACCTTTGCGGGTCAATACTGCAGGAGTAATACCGATAATTTTTGCACAATCGCTCGTTGTATTTCCAAGCACGGTTGCCGCTTATGTGCCCAATCTCAAATATTTAGCCGAATTATTTCGACCCGGGCATTGGGCTTACGATATCATATTTTTTATCCTTATCGTTTTCTTCACCTATTTTTATACATCCATTGTCTTCAACCCTAATGAACTGGCAGAAAACATGAAACGTTACGGTGGATTTATTCCCGGGATAAGACCAGGACAGAAGACAGCGGATTATGTAGACAGTGTCCTATCGCGGATAACATTACCTGGTGCATTATTTTTAGGGTTTATTGCCCTCATTCCCTGGTATCTAATGAGCTATCTTAAAGTACCATTTTACTTTGGCGGCACGACGTTGCTCATTATTGTTGGCGTTGCCCTTGATACAGTGCAACAGATTGAATCTCAGCTTTTGATGTATCACTATGAGGGATTTATGAAGAGAGGCAGGATTCGGGGGCGGAGATGA
- a CDS encoding DNA-directed RNA polymerase subunit alpha: protein MVLKPLVMPKAIEIDKETASDVFCRFIISPLERGYGITIGNALRRVLLSSIQGAAITNVRISNVTQEFSTIPGVYEDVVEIILNLKKIRVKLIGDHPATLVLKVKGKKDYYAEDIEKNPNVIITNPKQKILTVTDAKTNFTMEMTVESGRGYVPAEFLKKPDMPVGTIYIDAIFSPVLSVNFDVRNTRVGTKTDYDHLVLEVKTDGTITPVEAIVEAASLLRHHLAFFVELGKPLMTLDDATLKTIDELRTNINKRGYQLYVEPLFTSREQLDAEHRRIRDILKRSIDELEISVRTSNCLKNKNIKTIGDLVRKSGKELLTYDNFGRKSLKELEKILHSMGLHLEMDVDKYLKEDI from the coding sequence ATGGTTTTGAAACCTCTTGTAATGCCAAAGGCAATAGAAATTGATAAAGAAACCGCATCGGATGTTTTTTGTCGGTTTATAATTTCTCCCTTGGAAAGGGGATATGGAATTACGATCGGCAATGCGTTGAGAAGGGTACTCTTATCTTCAATCCAAGGTGCTGCAATCACCAATGTGAGAATTAGTAATGTAACCCAAGAGTTTTCTACGATTCCCGGGGTATACGAAGATGTTGTGGAGATAATATTAAATCTCAAAAAAATTCGGGTAAAATTAATCGGTGACCACCCTGCCACTTTAGTGCTGAAAGTAAAAGGTAAGAAAGATTACTATGCTGAAGATATTGAGAAAAATCCTAATGTGATTATTACTAACCCTAAACAAAAGATTTTGACGGTGACTGATGCCAAGACGAATTTCACGATGGAGATGACCGTGGAGAGCGGTAGAGGTTATGTGCCGGCTGAGTTTTTAAAGAAACCCGATATGCCGGTAGGCACGATATACATTGATGCAATTTTTTCACCGGTGCTTTCCGTGAATTTTGATGTCCGTAATACACGCGTGGGCACCAAAACCGATTACGATCACCTGGTTCTGGAAGTCAAGACTGATGGAACGATTACCCCGGTGGAAGCAATTGTAGAAGCCGCCAGTTTGCTCCGGCACCATCTGGCATTTTTTGTGGAACTGGGTAAACCCTTAATGACACTTGATGATGCTACCTTGAAGACTATTGATGAACTGCGCACCAATATCAACAAAAGAGGTTATCAACTTTATGTAGAACCTTTATTTACCTCCCGCGAACAACTGGATGCAGAACACCGAAGGATTCGTGATATCCTGAAACGGAGTATTGATGAACTAGAGATTTCGGTGCGGACTTCCAATTGTCTGAAAAATAAAAACATCAAAACCATCGGTGATCTGGTGCGTAAAAGCGGCAAAGAGTTGTTGACCTACGACAATTTTGGTCGCAAATCCCTGAAGGAGCTGGAGAAGATACTTCACAGTATGGGTTTACATCTGGAAATGGATGTAGATAAGTATTTGAAAGAAGATATTTAA